CTGAAGAAGAGCGACGACGAAAACCTCTTCTCCGAGGGAGAGAACTTCAAGCAGAACGAATTCGAGACCGCAGTCGTTGGAGCCGAGGTTGCCAAGCATTTGAACCTGCACAAGGGAGACAAATTCAAGCCCCAGCACGGCGTCGGCGGGGATTTCCACAACGCCTTCACGATTGTGGGCGTTCTAAAGCGAATGGGCACGCCGAACGATCGGGCGGCGTTCGTGAATATGGAAGGGTTCTTCTTGATTCCCGATCACGCTCGCGGGCACGTCGAGGAAGCGCCGGCAAAACCCGGCGAAGACAACTCAGCCGAAGTGCTCAAGGAGCCGCTGCCCGAGGATCAGCGGGAAGTCACGGCCATCTTGATCCGCAATGCCAGCGTGGGGGGCGCGCCCGCCGAGCTGGTGGCGCCCGACCTGATGAAGGCGGTCAACAAGGACTTCACCGCCCAGGCAATCCAGCCGATCCGCGAAATCAGCGTGCTGAACGACACTTTCATCCGCCCCACGCAGATGCTGATGCTGGTGCTTAGCGTGCTGATCGTGATTGTGGCCGGTGTCGGAATCATGGTGAGCATCTATAATTCCATGAGTGAGCGGCGGCACGAGATTGCCGTGATGCGTGCGCTGGGGGCGCGGCCAGTCACGGTGATGTTCATCGTGCTCCTGGAGTCGATCCTGCTGGCGCTGGGGGGCGGTCTGCTGGGTTGGTTCGCGGGGCA
The nucleotide sequence above comes from Pirellulales bacterium. Encoded proteins:
- a CDS encoding FtsX-like permease family protein, with translation MSLWKIAWRSIQQRSLSSALTGLSMALGVTLVVTVLVVGVVVKNSFQSGNGLGYNMIVGAKGGRLDLLLNTVYYLNRPIENIPWDYYKQFLPAAAHKDGKPGKYSDYVELAIPVCLGDVVGESGQYRVVGTTPEMFRKLLKKSDDENLFSEGENFKQNEFETAVVGAEVAKHLNLHKGDKFKPQHGVGGDFHNAFTIVGVLKRMGTPNDRAAFVNMEGFFLIPDHARGHVEEAPAKPGEDNSAEVLKEPLPEDQREVTAILIRNASVGGAPAELVAPDLMKAVNKDFTAQAIQPIREISVLNDTFIRPTQMLMLVLSVLIVIVAGVGIMVSIYNSMSERRHEIAVMRALGARPVTVMFIVLLESILLALGGGLLGWFAGHLLVGAAAPIITDYTGVAVAFLQFAPYELVLIPGLVALASLVGYLPALAAYRTDVGKALTATP